The DNA region GGTTCGGATTAAAGTCGGCAGTCCCTATGCCTTCCGGGCCATGGCAGCCTGAACAGAGTACCAGCGCCTTGTTTCGGGCAGCCTGCATTTGTGGAGACAGAGTGATTACTGATGACTCAGAGACAGGCTCTGAACAGCCGGAGAGCAGTAAAATTGAACAGAAGAGCAGGAAAGTCAGTGGCAACCGGATAAAAGCCATTAGTGACCGGATAAGAGTGGGCTTTAATGCTGTCACTGTTGATTCCTGCTCATTCTTTTTGTCTTGTACAGAATGTTATTAATCGATCGCAGTGCCATCTTCATTCAGGCGCAACCACTGATGAGAGTACCAGTAGTAACGTCTGCCATCCATAGAGGGCGCGGTGCAATTATAACGGCTTCTGCCAACCGACAGGCTGTTGGGGGTAACGGTTGTGAAGCGGGTTTTCTCATCATCCAGCCATTTTACGGGAATTTCCCCGGCGTTGGAGGCGTAACACTTCAGCTGATTTTTCTGAAAATCACCGTCTGCCAGCTCCAGGGTCAGCGATGGCTTCAGGTTGTTGTCTGTCACCATGGCTGAATCAGGCAGCTGTTTTTTTACAGGCAGTGGCAGGCTGTTGACCTTGGTTCTGAACCCCCGCATTTCTGCATAGTCCGCTGCCATTGGGTAACGGGGCAGCAGAGTAAAGTCGGAAAGCGGCCCGACAACACCAGACTGCTGACCAAAACCAACATAGCCCATGCTGGCAAGCAACTGCCTCAGTTCAGGGTTGGCTTCACCAAAGGGCCAGGCAAACAGTTTGACGCTTTGCCCTGTTTTTTCTTTGATACGGGCTTCGGTTTTCAGTATTTCGTCACGGTTACGGTTTACCCACTGCTGACGGGTTTCGTCGGGGTGCTTAACGACCATGTGAGAGTGGGTGATGGAGTGGTTGGCGATAGTGGCACCATGCTTTCCCATTTCCCGGAGTTGATCCCAGCTCAGGAATTGATGGTAGCCCTTGTCGACAGGCTCAATCGCTACAAAAACAGTGAAGGGATAGCCTTTCTCTTTAAGCAGTGGAAAAGCGTTCTCATAGATACTCTTATAGGCATCGTCAAAAGTAATGACAACCGTTTTATCCGGCAATGGTCTGCCGTCACGAACAGAGTTAACAACGTCAACAATGCTTTTTACCGTAAAACCATTGTCGTCAAGATAATCCAGATGTTGCTTCAGGCGATCTGGCGTGACGCTGGTGGATCTTGGGGTATCTTCACTGACGTGGTGATACTGTAAAAAAACGGCACTGTCAGCACTGTTTGCCATCGTGGAAATCAGTAACAGAGAACACAATGCGGTTTTAAACGACAGGAAACAGGAAAGTAGCTGTTTCATCGAACGTCCTTTATTGATGAGTTGTCTTGTTGGTCAGGCGACAGTACATAGGTTTTTAATAACCCACAATAGAAAAGTACAACAGAAAAGCCAGTGAGGTATCAGTAAAAAAAGGCACTCCGGATGAGTGCCTGTCTTTAGAGTGAGCCTGTGTCGTTCTTACCTTTGGCGAATAAGCCCTTCCTGCATGGTCGAAGCCACCAGACGCCCCTGTTGATCGAATATCTGCCCCCTCACCAGTCCTCTGGCACCGCTGGCGGTAGGACTGTCGATGGAGTAGAGCAGCCATTCATCCATACGGAATGGCCGGTGGAACCACATGGCGTGGTCAAGGCTGGCCACCTGCAGGTTGGGTTGCAGGAAGCGTACTCCATGAGGGAACAGCGCGGTGGGCAGAAAAGGCATATCCGAGGCAAAAGCGAGCAGGTACTTATGAACCCCCGACACATCAGGCATGGTGCCAGCAGCTTTAAACCAGACTTTGTTCAGTGGCGGACATTTTTCCGGAAGGAAAGGGTTAGACGGTTCTTCGTAACGAATGTCGATAGGTGACTCGCTTTGCAGTCTTTCCTGAACTGACGGAGGCAGAAAGTCCTTCATCTTGTTTTTCAGGATCTGGTCAGAAATCAGTCCTTCAGGGTCCTGACAGGGTGGCATGTCATCCTGATGTT from Endozoicomonas sp. NE40 includes:
- a CDS encoding c-type cytochrome; translation: MTALKPTLIRSLMAFIRLPLTFLLFCSILLLSGCSEPVSESSVITLSPQMQAARNKALVLCSGCHGPEGIGTADFNPNLACQKQVYLAKQLRDYREGRRGNHIPMENIAKMLTEEEVDSISLWYSQLNCQKNQ
- the tesB gene encoding acyl-CoA thioesterase II encodes the protein MSKVLDELLELLKLEAIEENIFRGQSQDYGLGRVYGGQVIGQALSAARQTVPRERHVHSFHSYFLREGDVNLPIVYNVDCIRDGKSFTTRRVVAIQKGRPIFNLSASFHIQEEGFEHQDDMPPCQDPEGLISDQILKNKMKDFLPPSVQERLQSESPIDIRYEEPSNPFLPEKCPPLNKVWFKAAGTMPDVSGVHKYLLAFASDMPFLPTALFPHGVRFLQPNLQVASLDHAMWFHRPFRMDEWLLYSIDSPTASGARGLVRGQIFDQQGRLVASTMQEGLIRQR
- a CDS encoding polysaccharide deacetylase family protein, with amino-acid sequence MKQLLSCFLSFKTALCSLLLISTMANSADSAVFLQYHHVSEDTPRSTSVTPDRLKQHLDYLDDNGFTVKSIVDVVNSVRDGRPLPDKTVVITFDDAYKSIYENAFPLLKEKGYPFTVFVAIEPVDKGYHQFLSWDQLREMGKHGATIANHSITHSHMVVKHPDETRQQWVNRNRDEILKTEARIKEKTGQSVKLFAWPFGEANPELRQLLASMGYVGFGQQSGVVGPLSDFTLLPRYPMAADYAEMRGFRTKVNSLPLPVKKQLPDSAMVTDNNLKPSLTLELADGDFQKNQLKCYASNAGEIPVKWLDDEKTRFTTVTPNSLSVGRSRYNCTAPSMDGRRYYWYSHQWLRLNEDGTAID